One window from the genome of Diceros bicornis minor isolate mBicDic1 chromosome 1, mDicBic1.mat.cur, whole genome shotgun sequence encodes:
- the LOC131409386 gene encoding olfactory receptor 2C3-like: MEIANTSSPGVFVLLGFSSRPSLEPILFFLVLGFYVVSVLGNGIIILVSCVEVHLHTPMYFFLANLSFLDISFTTSIVPQLLVNLWGPQKTISYGGCVVQFYISHWLGATECVLLAVMSCDRYAAICRPLHYTVIMHPRLCLSLAFVSWLGGLTTSMVGSTLTMLLPLCGNNHIDHFLCEMPLIMQLACVDTSFNEVEMYVASFIFVVLPLGLILVSYGHIAHAVLKIRSAEGRRKAFNTCSSHVAVVALFYGSIIFMYLQPAKSNSHEQGKFIALFYTVVTPMLNPLIYTLRNKDMKKGLRHLVLEKCCGFAGMWGHI; encoded by the coding sequence ATGGAAATAGCCAACACAAGCTCTCCAGGAGTCTTTGTACTCCTGGGTTTCTCTTCACGACCCTCACTAGAACCTATCCTCTTCTTCCTTGTCTTGGGGTTTTATGTGGTGTCTGTCTTGGGCAATGGCATCATCATTCTGGTCTCCTGTGTGGAGGTGCACCTCCACACTCCTATGTACTTCTTTCTTGCCAACCTCTCATTCCTGGACATTAGCTTCACCACTAGCATCGTCCCACAACTCCTGGTCAACCTCTGGGGACCACAGAAAACCATAAGCTATGGAGGGTGTGTGGTCCAGTTCTATATCTCCCACTGGCTGGGGGCGACTGAATGTGTCCTGCTGGCAGTCATGTCCTGTGACCGCTATGCTGCCATCTGCAGGCCACTCCACTACACTGTCATCATGCATCCACGGCTTTGCCTTAGCCTGGCTTTCGTCTCGTGGCTCGGGGGTCTGACCACCAGCATGGTGGGCTCCACACTCACCATGCTCCTGCCACTGTGTGGGAACAATCACATAGACCACTTCCTCTGTGAGATGCCCCTCATTATGCAACTGGCTTGTGTGGACACCAGCTTCAATGAGGTGGAGATGTACGTGGCCAGCTTTATCTTTGTTGTCTTGCCTCTGGGTCTCATCCTGGTCTCCTATGGCCATATTGCCCATGCTGTGTTGAAGATCAGGTCAGCAGAAGGGCGGAGAAAGGCATTCAACACCTGCTCTTCCCACGTGGCCGTCGTGGCTCTGTTTTATGGGAGCATCATCTTCATGTATCTCCAGCCGGCCAAGAGCAACTCTCATGAACAGGGCAAGTTCATAGCCCTCTTCTACACCGTGGTCACCCCAATGCTGAACCCCTTGATTTACACGCTGAGGAACAAGGACATGAAGAAGGGTCTCAGGCACCTTGTGTTAGAGAAGTGCTGTGGCTTTGCAGGGATGTGGGGGCACATTTAG